ATACCATTCATCGCCACAGTTGTAACGGTCGACTGTGGCTGAGCAACAGCACATTGAGCAGATTGTTCATTTACCGACGTTGGGTTGTTACGATAATAAACTGCTTCAACATCTTCTTTACAAACCCGGCCACGAGTGCCTGAAACACGGCAGTCATTTAAATTAATGCCCCATTGTTTTGCTAAACGACGTGCTACAGGCGTCGCAGAAACTCGGCTATCGTCGGCAGTAGATTTAACTACTTTAGCTTGAGTTTGCTGTTTAATATCAGGCCACTGACCTCCAGCAGCCTGCACAGCTTTCTGGAGGTCTTGAACACTAATACGTCCTTCACGGCCAGAACCTGTGACTTTCGCTAAGTTCACATTATGCTTTTCAGCAAGTTTTAACGCATGCGGTGTTGTAAACAACTCATCAGATGTTTGATAACCTTGTAATGACTCGGGTACAGCGTAGTCACCTTTAGCAGCCTTTACTGGAACTGGAGCACTTGCAGCTACAGACTGTGGTTGTTCTGCTTTTTCAGCAACAGGTGCAGATGTTTCCGCTTTACTCTGTTCCGAAGATGCTTCAGGGTCTTTAGCTGCTGAACCACCTAGTGATGCAATAAACGTTTCAATTTCTGCATCAGAAACTTCACTATCAGCACATACGGCAATAAGACCACCAACAGGTAAAGTATCACCATCTTTCGCTAAAATTTTACGGAGCGTTCCAGCAAAAGGCGCTTCTAACACATTGACGATTTTTGTGGTTTCAATTTCACAAATTTCATCGCCCTTATTAAAGCTATCACCTTCTTTAATCAACCATTGGGCGATCGTGCCTTCTTCCATGGATAATCCCCATTTCGGGATCTCCAGCGTTTTAATTTCGCTCATCCTAAGCCTCCAATGTTTTTCGCACAGCTTGCTCAATACGCTCTACACTTGGAATCCATTCTTTTTCTAAAACTGGAGAGAATGGAACAGGCGTATGTGGTGGCGTTACGAGTTCAACAGGTGCTTTCAAATAGTGGAAACCTTTTTGGGCGATCAGTGCAGCAACATCATGACCAAAGCCACAGCGTGCCGCTGATTCATCCACAATAACCACACGTCCAGTCGATGCAATAGACTCTAAAATTCCTTCTTCATCCAGAGGTGAAATTGTTCGAGGGTCGACCACTTCAACCGAAATGCCATCTTTTGCCAGTTTGTCTGCTACTTCATTGGCACGGTGTACCATTAGGCCTAAAGCAATAATGGTCACATCTGTCCCTTCACGGGTGTAATTTGCTACACCAAAAGGAATAGTATAGGCATCATCTGGAACTTCGCCTTTAATGTCATAAAGCATTTTATGCTCACAGAACACTACAGGGTCATCATCACGAATAGCTTGAATTAACAGTCCTTTCACATCATATGGGCTAGATGGAACTACAACTTTTAAGCCCGGAACCGCAGCAAATACGTTATACGGTGACTGAGAATGCTGAGCTGCCGCAGAGAAACCTGCGCCAATCATGCCACGTACAACCATTGGTGCTTTTGCTTTTCCGCCAAACATATAACGGAATTTAGCGGCTTGGTTATAAAGCATGTCATGACACACACCATAGAAATCCATAAACATTAAGTCAGCAACAGGACGTAAACCTGTAGCCGCAGCACCAGCGGCCATACCAATAATCGCTGATTCGGTAATTGGGGTATCAATCACACGTTCTGAACCAAATTCCGTCCACAAACCTTTGGTTACACCAAGTACCCCACCGAAGCCTTCAAGCTCGTTCTCTTCGGTATTTTTGCCACCATGGCCGCCGCGCACATCTTCACCAACCACAAAAACAGTTGGGTCACGGCGCATTTCTGATTCAATGGCTTCTTTAATTGCATTGCGAAAACTTTTATTTGGCATCTTTACTATTCCTTTAGTAAGAGACATAGACGTCAGTAAGGAGTTGTTCTGGTTGTGGGTATGCCGCAGCACGAGCTTTAGCAACGGCATCATCAACATTTGCTTTAGATGCTGCATCAATCTCGTCTAGTTTGGCTTCATCAATTTTGCCTTTGACCTTTTCTCGGAAAATTTTCAAAGGATCTTTATTTTCTTTGATGAATTCGACTTCTTCTTTAGAGCGAATCAAGCCTGGGTCACCTTCAAAGTGGCCATAAAAGCGGTTCGTAATGGTTTCAATCACACTTGGACCTTCACCACGGCGTGCACGATCAATAGCAGTTTGAGCCGCTTCATAAACTGCGAAGAAATCGGTACCATCAACTTTAACTGCTGGTAAACCAAAACCAGCTGCACGACCAGCAATGTCTTTGCTTCCTACCGCGTAATCATGGCCTGTACCTTCACCAAAACCGTTATTTTCGAAAACAAAAATGACTGGAAGTTTAAGAACAACAGCCATATTCATTGCTTCAAAGGTCAAGCCTTGGTTTGAACCGCCATCACCTGTAAAAGACAGTCCCACGCCACCAGTTTTTAAGGTTTTTGCTGTCAACGCTGCACCAATTGCTAAAGGAGGTCCGCCGCCCACAATTCCGTTGGCACCGAGCATACCTTTATCCAAATCGGCAATGTGCATAGAACCGCCTTTTCCACGGCACAGTCCGTCATCTTTACCGAAAATTTCCAGCATCATGGCGTGAATGTCACAACCTTTTGCAATACAGTGCCCATGTCCACGATGGGTTGAAGTGATATAGTCTTTGTCGGTTAGGTTTTCACAAATACCAACCGCAACAGCCTCTTCTCCACTGTATAGGTGAATAAAACCTGGAATATCACCATTGGTATTTTCTTCGTGAAGTCGATCCTCAAATTCACGAATATCACGCATGCGTTTATATGCTGCGAGTAATTGCTCTTCCGTTAATTGCATATCCTTTTCCTTTATTATCTTGATTTTAAAAGTTCAACCAAGTTTCAAGCGAAAATCTAATTCGCTATAAATACTTAAATCTAAAATCAAGAATTAATCTATTAGACTAAAAAGTTTTTATTTAAAATAAACTTAATTAATTTTTTAATTTCAAAAACTTAACCCATAAAAATAATTTAAAAAATTTTTTATAATTTTCATTGAGTTAAAAAACAAACCTTTAACCAACCTTTCTTATTTTATAATACTCGCCACACCCTGTGTATTTAATTGATTGCGACTTATTAATATGATTTAAATAAGTTGTTAAATTAAAAAAACAGGAGTTTAAATAATTTTTAAACAAAATGGAATTATTAATATGGATTTTAAAAGACAAGCAAAAACTGGTATTAAATTAAGAGGAGCAGATAAAGTCGCTCGCATTCCTATTAAAATTTTACCTACAGAAGAGTTACCCACTAAACCGGATTGGATTAGAGCAAAAATAACCGATTTTGAAGAAATCAAACGGATAAAAAATTTGCTGCGCCAACAAAAGTTGCATAGCGTTTGCGAAGAAGCAGCCTGTCCAAACTTACCCGAATGTTTTGGTGGAGGTACAGCTACATTTATGATTATGGGAGACATCTGTACTAGACGCTGCCCTTTTTGTGATGTCGCTCATGGTCGCCCAAAAGCTTTAGACGAAGATGAACCTAAACACTTGGCAGAAACAGTCGCAAACCTAAACTTAAAATATGTCGTGATTACCTCTGTTGACCGCGACGATCTACATGACGGTGGAGCTGCACATTTTGTAAAATGTATTGAAGAGATCAGAAAGCGTTGTCCAGAGACATTAATTGAGATTTTAGTACCAGATTTTCGTGGACGTTTAGAAACAGCGCTTTCAACTTTGAGTTTATCTCCACCAGATGTGTTTAATCATAATATTGAGACAGTGCCTCGTTTATATAAAGCGATGCGCCCTGGGTCAGACTATCAACATTCACTAGAGCTGCTAAAACGCTTTAAAGCATATTGTCCCGATATCAAAACCAAATCTGGTCTAATGGTTGGGTTAGGAGAAATTGAGGCAGAAGTACTTGCTCTACTTAATGACTTAAAAGATTATCAAGTAGATCTTGTCACGATTGGTCAATATCTTCAGCCTTCAAAATCACATGCACCTATTCATCGGTTTGTAAATTTACAAGAATTTGAACGATATACTCGACATGGTAAACGATTAGGTTTTAAAAATATCTGGAGTGCACCGATGGTCCGTTCTAGCTATTTTGCTGATCGACAATATTTTGGAGAAGCAGCACCAAAACCTTTCAGCCGACAAAATGTCTTATCGTAAGGAATAGGCAATTAACAAAACTTATCCAATAGGCTAATGGTCAAGACCTATAAAATTATTTAATGTAAGGAGATAACTAGGAAATAGTCACAATAAAAAAGTTATAACAGTTGAGCGGCTACGGATACGCCATTTCAATGATAAAGGAATTTCGATATGGATATGTCAGAACAATTATCATCGCCTTTTATAGACACTACTCCGTCCTTATTTCGGCCGGGATCTTCATCCCATTCTCAAAAATTAGGAAAGAAACCATCTCTTGACCTTGATGCAGCCCCTATTTTTGATCTTAATGAAGAATGGGAACATTCATTATTTGGTCGTTCGATTCATGAGTGTCATCGCAATTTAATGCATATTGCCGAAGATGCCGATATGGCAATTGGTGTGACTGATCCTCATGGCACTCTACTTTGGACATGGAGTAGCCATCCAATGCGCTCATCGGCCGAGCAAGTACACTTTGTTGAAGGTGGTCAGTGGTCTACTCAGGCTGTAGGACAAAATGCAATAGGTTTAGCATTAAATACTCACTCACCGAACTGCGTTTACTCACATGAAAACCAGATGAATAGTGTCAG
This genomic stretch from Acinetobacter pittii harbors:
- the lipA gene encoding lipoyl synthase, which translates into the protein MDFKRQAKTGIKLRGADKVARIPIKILPTEELPTKPDWIRAKITDFEEIKRIKNLLRQQKLHSVCEEAACPNLPECFGGGTATFMIMGDICTRRCPFCDVAHGRPKALDEDEPKHLAETVANLNLKYVVITSVDRDDLHDGGAAHFVKCIEEIRKRCPETLIEILVPDFRGRLETALSTLSLSPPDVFNHNIETVPRLYKAMRPGSDYQHSLELLKRFKAYCPDIKTKSGLMVGLGEIEAEVLALLNDLKDYQVDLVTIGQYLQPSKSHAPIHRFVNLQEFERYTRHGKRLGFKNIWSAPMVRSSYFADRQYFGEAAPKPFSRQNVLS
- the acoC gene encoding 2-oxo acid dehydrogenase subunit E2, with amino-acid sequence MSEIKTLEIPKWGLSMEEGTIAQWLIKEGDSFNKGDEICEIETTKIVNVLEAPFAGTLRKILAKDGDTLPVGGLIAVCADSEVSDAEIETFIASLGGSAAKDPEASSEQSKAETSAPVAEKAEQPQSVAASAPVPVKAAKGDYAVPESLQGYQTSDELFTTPHALKLAEKHNVNLAKVTGSGREGRISVQDLQKAVQAAGGQWPDIKQQTQAKVVKSTADDSRVSATPVARRLAKQWGINLNDCRVSGTRGRVCKEDVEAVYYRNNPTSVNEQSAQCAVAQPQSTVTTVAMNGMRKAIASRLQAAKRNAPHFRLVVDLNVEAMQKLRKQINETVPQVKLSINDMLIKAAAAALIKVPEVNVQFDEATQSILQFSQADISVAVAIPNGLITPIVKAANQKSLAQISDDMRDLATRAKTGKLQPDEFQGGSFSISNLGMLGIKQFDAIINPPQGAIMALGASESRAVVENGNVVVREIVTATLSCDHRVIDGAVGAKFLASFKQFVENPALILV
- the acoA gene encoding thiamine pyrophosphate-dependent dehydrogenase E1 component subunit alpha; its protein translation is MQLTEEQLLAAYKRMRDIREFEDRLHEENTNGDIPGFIHLYSGEEAVAVGICENLTDKDYITSTHRGHGHCIAKGCDIHAMMLEIFGKDDGLCRGKGGSMHIADLDKGMLGANGIVGGGPPLAIGAALTAKTLKTGGVGLSFTGDGGSNQGLTFEAMNMAVVLKLPVIFVFENNGFGEGTGHDYAVGSKDIAGRAAGFGLPAVKVDGTDFFAVYEAAQTAIDRARRGEGPSVIETITNRFYGHFEGDPGLIRSKEEVEFIKENKDPLKIFREKVKGKIDEAKLDEIDAASKANVDDAVAKARAAAYPQPEQLLTDVYVSY
- the acoB gene encoding alpha-ketoacid dehydrogenase subunit beta codes for the protein MPNKSFRNAIKEAIESEMRRDPTVFVVGEDVRGGHGGKNTEENELEGFGGVLGVTKGLWTEFGSERVIDTPITESAIIGMAAGAAATGLRPVADLMFMDFYGVCHDMLYNQAAKFRYMFGGKAKAPMVVRGMIGAGFSAAAQHSQSPYNVFAAVPGLKVVVPSSPYDVKGLLIQAIRDDDPVVFCEHKMLYDIKGEVPDDAYTIPFGVANYTREGTDVTIIALGLMVHRANEVADKLAKDGISVEVVDPRTISPLDEEGILESIASTGRVVIVDESAARCGFGHDVAALIAQKGFHYLKAPVELVTPPHTPVPFSPVLEKEWIPSVERIEQAVRKTLEA